One Panicum virgatum strain AP13 chromosome 9K, P.virgatum_v5, whole genome shotgun sequence genomic region harbors:
- the LOC120648544 gene encoding uncharacterized protein LOC120648544, translating into MAVRMGEKRSMFHKMFEKEYQYALGQQDVDTMHGTLAREVVGQAINFGVGDYGTPWQGALGFTGHWGDPIQEAPIGEYYGQMIGSMALHNEVGKAYAGTSSVVNNAIGRKWTYEDDKKLRELIECHGNRAWSIIAREFSSKTGKQCRERWVNNRDPKIKRTAWTEAELLLLVECHKKLGKKWSKIARKIPGRSENSIKNQWYAAKRSLKAKRKNIKKDDRPGIIEDYMRTLKKKGKNMVNEVTVPFRGSNFAASSQVPESSDNPLPPPPMSAPFLGLNVNVGDHFTPEAMYDDPIFTDKHQPFAYPQDTEESGYLPSPYVLVAGHPFAEDHQAGGYHSQLQFHQLPTSVQQEQAFSNYRATEDPNQVFAGRYFHEAIRGQVLAGLYYREAGSSHYDNGGGGGNPTGSPDTVANRLAMLAIADEGPSLNSPPPVDASENGFSFIILVYHQTFSFQIKRIVFINELYLAINI; encoded by the exons ATGGCAGTCCGCATGGGTGAGAAGAGGTCCATGTTCCACAAGATGTTTGAGAAG GAGTATCAATATGCCCTTGGCCAGCAAGATGTTGACACCATGCATGGCACTCTTGCTCGTGAAGTCGTTGGTCAAGCTATCAACTTTGGGGTGGGTGATTATGGCACTCCTTGGCAAGGTGCTTTAGGCTTTACAGGACATTGGGGTGATCCCATCCAGGAAGCTCCTATCGGCGAATATTATGGCCAGATGATAGGTTCCATGGCCTTACATAATGAAGTGGGCAAGGCGTATGCTGGAACTAGCTCTGTAGTAAACAATGCTATAGGAAGGAAGTGGACTTATGAAGATGATAA AAAGCTACGAGAACTTATCGAGTGCCATGGTAATAGAGCTTGGTCGATTATTGCAAGGGAATTTTCTAGCAAAACTGGCAAGCAGTGTCGAGAGAGATGGGTCAATAATCGAGACCCGAAAATTAAG AGGACGGCCTGGACAGAAGCTGAGTTGCTATTGCTGGTGGAGTGCCACAAGAAGCTCGGCAAAAAGTGGTCTAAGATAGCCAGGAAAATCCCTGGCCGGTCTGAGAACTCCATCAAGAACCAATGGTATGCGGCCAAACGCAGCTTGAAGGCAAAGCGCAAGAATATAAAGAAGGATGACCGTCCTGGCATCATCGAGGACTACATGCGCACCCttaagaaaaaaggaaagaacATGGTCAACGAGGTCACGGTGCCATTTCGAGGCTCCAATTTTGCTGCCTCATCTCAAGTGCCAGAGTCGAGTGACaacccactgccgccgccgcctatgTCGGCGCCGTTCCTGGGCCTCAACGTCAACGTGGGCGACCACTTCACTCCGGAGGCCATGTACGACGATCCCATCTTCACTGACAAGCACCAGCCCTTTGCTTACCCCCAAGATACCGAGGAGAGTGGCTATCTGCCGTCCCCGTACGTGCTGGTGGCGGGGCACCCCTTTGCTGAAGATCACCAGGCCGGTGGATACCACAGCCAGCTCCAGTTCCATCAGCTCCCAACCTCTGTGCAGCAGGAGCAGGCTTTTAGCAACTACCGTGCAACTGAAGACCCTAACCAAGTGTTTGCAGGTCGCTACTTCCATGAGGCTATCCGTGGCCAAGTGCTGGCAGGTCTCTACTATCGTGAGGCTGGGTCAAGCCACTACGAcaatggcggaggcggcggcaacCCCACCGGATCACCTGATACCGTCGCAAATCGGCTCGCTATGCTTGCCATAGCCGATGAAGGGCCTTCCCTGAACTCACCCCCGCCGGTGGATGCTTCTGAGAATGGCTTCAGTTTCATTATATTAGTTTATCATCAGACTTTTTCTTTCCAAATCAAAAGAATAGTTTTCATCAATGAATTGTATCTTGCTATCAATATTTAA